From Daucus carota subsp. sativus chromosome 6, DH1 v3.0, whole genome shotgun sequence, the proteins below share one genomic window:
- the LOC108226901 gene encoding aconitate hydratase, cytoplasmic, protein MYKIATSPSPSPSSFFLHSSPFPVSSLSLSLAKSLSSTSYPLLSLARRSNSRSLRRRSPLSLRAHTSTVLQPLQKSISTMASENPFNGICTGLPKPDGGEFGKYYSLTALNDPRIDKLPYSIKILLESAIRNCDNFQVTKNDVEKIIDWENTSPKQVEIPFKPARVLLQDFTGVPAVVDLACMRDAMNNLGGDSSKINPLVPVDLVIDHSVQVDVARHENAVQANMDLEFQRNNERFAFLKWGSTAFQNMLVVPPGSGIVHQVNLEYLGRVVFNTNGLLYPDSVVGTDSHTTMIDGLGVAGWGVGGIEAEATMLGQPMSMVLPGVVGFKLSGKLQDGVTATDLVLTVTQMLRKHGVVGKFVEFYGEGMGKLSLADRATIANMSPEYGATMGFFPVDHITLQYLKLTGRSEETVSMIEAYLRANNMFVDYNEPQQDRVYSSYLQLDLAEVEPCISGPKRPHDRVLLKEMKTDWHSCLDNKVGFKGFAVPKDAQEKVVDFSFNGQPAKLKHGSVVIAAITSCTNTSNPSVMLGAGLVAKKACELGLEVKPWVKTSLAPGSGVVTKYLLQSGLQTYLNQQGFNIVGYGCTTCIGNSGDLHESVTSAITDNDIVAAAVLSGNRNFEGRVHPLTRANYLASPPLVVAYALAGTVDIDFEKEPIGVGKDGKEVYFKEIWPSNEEVAEAVQSSVLPDMFKNTYEAITKGNPMWNKLSVPSSSLYSWDEKSTYIHEPPYFKGMTMDPPGPHGVKDAYCLLNLGDSITTDHISPAGSIHKDSPAAKYLLDRGVDRRDFNSYGSRRGNDEVMARGTFANIRIVNKLLNGEVGPKTIHIPTGDKLYVFDAATRYKEAGHDTIVLAGAEYGSGSSRDWAAKGPMLQGVKAVIAKSFERIHRSNLVGMGIIPLCFKTGEDADTLGLTGHERYTIDIPSKVSELKPGQDVTVTTDGGKSFTCTARFDTEVELAYFDNGGILPYVIRNLIKK, encoded by the exons ATGTATAAAATAGCCACCTCACCATCTCCTTCACCTTCCTCGTTCTTTCTCCACTCTTCGCCCTTTCCAGTCTcgtctctctcactctctctcgcTAAATCTCTCTCCTCCACTTCTTATCCTCTTCTCTCTCTAGCTCGCCGATCGAATTCTCGATCTCTACGCCGCCGATCTCCGCTCTCTCTCCGGGCCCACACTTCTACTGTACTTCAACCTCTCCAGAAAAGCATCTCAACTAtgg CTTCTGAGAATCCTTTCAACGGAATTTGCACTGGTCTTCCCAAACCTGACGGTGGCGAATTCGGAAAATACTACAGCCTTACAGCTCTCAACGATCCGAGAATCG ATAAGCTGCCCTACTCTATTAAGATATTGCTGGAGTCTGCAATTCGTAATTGTGATAACTTCCAAGTTACTAAGAATGACGTGGAGAAGATCATTGACTGGGAAAATACTTCACCAAAGCAAGTTGAAATTCCATTCAAGCCAGCCCGTGTGCTTTTACAG GATTTTACCGGAGTTCCTGCTGTGGTTGACTTGGCTTGTATGCGTGATGCTATGAATAATCTCGGTGGTGACTCAAGTAAAATCAATCCTTTG GTTCCGGTGGATCTTGTCATTGATCATTCAGTCCAGGTGGATGTAGCTAGACATGAGAATGCTGTGCAAGCAAATATGGACCTTGAATTCCAGAGAAACAATGAAAGGTTTGCGTTTCTGAAATGGGGATCTACGGCATTCCAGAATATGCTGGTGGTTCCCCCGGGTTCTGGTATTGTTCACCAG GTTAATCTAGAATACTTGGGAAGGGTTGTTTTCAACACCAACGGCCTTCTTTATCCGGACAGTGTTGTTGGGACTGATTCCCACACCACCATGATTGATGGATTAGGAGTTGCTGGCTGGGGAGTTGGAGGTATTGAAGCGGAGGCAACGATGCTTGGTCag CCTATGAGCATGGTTTTGCCTGGAGTTGTTGGGTTTAAGTTGTCTGGGAAGCTGCAAGATGGTGTCACTGCTACTGATTTGGTTTTGACAGTGACACAGATGTTAAGAAAGCATGGTGTTGTTGGCAAATTTGTTGAGTTCTATG GTGAAGGTATGGGTAAATTGTCACTTGCTGATAGGGCCACCATTGCAAATATGTCGCCCGAGTATGGAGCCACCATGGGTTTCTTCCCTGTAGACCACATTACATTGCAATACCTTAAATTAACTGGAAGAAGCGAAGAGACA GTATCAATGATTGAGGCATATCTGCGTGCAAACAATATGTTTGTCGACTATAATGAG CCTCAACAAGATAGAGTTTACTCGTCCTATCTTCAGTTGGATCTAGCGGAGGTCGAACCCTGTATTTCAGGACCAAAAAg ACCTCATGACCGTGTTCTTTTGAAAGAGATGAAGACTGACTGGCATTCCTGTCTGGATAATAAAGTCGGTTTTAAG GGATTTGCGGTTCCAAAAGATGCACAGGAGAAAGTAGTTGACTTTTCATTCAATGGACAACCTGCTAAGCTCAAACATGGCAGTGTTGTAATTGCTGCCATTACGAGCTGTACAAACACATCGAATCCCAGTGTCATGCTTGGAGCTGGTCTTGTTGCAAAGAAGGCCTGTGAGTTGGGACTGGAG GTCAAGCCATGGGTGAAAACAAGTCTTGCACCAGGATCTGGAGTGGTTACTAAATACTTGCTTCAAAG TGGCCTGCAAACATACTTGAACCAGCAGGGCTTCAACATTGTTGGGTATGGTTGCACAACGTGCATAGGAAACTCTGGTGACCTTCATGAATCAGTTACTTCTGCAATTACAGACAATG ACATTGTAGCCGCGGCTGTTCTTTCTGGAAACCGGAACTTTGAAGGACGTGTTCACCCACTAACAAGAGCCAATTATCTTGCTTCGCCTCCATTAGTTGTAGCTTATGCTTTAGCTGGCACG GTTGACATTGACTTCGAGAAGGAGCCAATCGGTGTAGGAAAGGATGGCAAGGAGGTTTACTTCAAGGAAATCTGGCCTAGTAATGAGGAAGTTGCAGAG GCTGTTCAATCAAGTGTGCTACCTGATATGTTCAAGAATACCTATGAAGCCATCACAAAGGGCAATCCAATGTGGAACAAATTATCCGTCCCATCTTCTAGTCTATATTCATGGGACGAAAAATCTACCTATATTCATGAACCACCATACTTCAAGGGCATGACAATGGACCCGCCTGGTCCTCATGGAGTCAAAGACGCCTACTGCTTGCTCAACTTGGGTGACAGTATTACCACTGACCATATTTCTCCAGCAGGAAGTATCCACAAGGATAGCCCTGCGGCAAAGTATCTCCTTGACCGTGGTGTTGATCGCAGGGACTTCAATTCCTATGGTAGCCGACGTGGTAATGATGAAGTGATGGCTAGGGGTACCTTTGCCAATATTAGAATTGTTAACAAGCTGTTAAATGGAGAAGTTGGACCAAAAACAATTCACATACCAACAGGGGATAAACTTTATGTTTTTGATGCAGCAACG AGGTACAAGGAAGCTGGGCATGACACCATTGTTCTGGCTGGAGCAGAATATGGAAGTGGCAGCTCCCGAGACTGGGCTGCCAAGGGCCCAATGCTCCAG GGTGTAAAAGCAGTGATAGCCAAAAGCTTTGAGAGAATTCATCGCAGTAATTTGGTTGGGATGGGCATCATTCCTCTTTGCTTTAAGACTGGTGAGGATGCAGATACGCTTGGTTTGACTGGACATGAACGTTACACTATAGACATTCCAAGTAAAGTCAGCGAGTTGAAGCCTGGTCAAGATGTTACTGTCACAACTGATGGTGGCAAATCTTTTACATGTACAGCACGGTTTGACACAGAG GTTGAGTTGGCATATTTTGATAACGGTGGCATCCTCCCTTACGTTATCCGAAACCTGATTAAGAAGTAA
- the LOC108226903 gene encoding calcium-dependent protein kinase 9-like — protein MGVCASKGKLAEGRSNRNRSGDERHSQESQIIYTKSPGPGSQLPSKPPGGPRRVHRSDTILETQDGIFDAVLKGDIDLERRPWPKISYSAKDLVGKMLTRDPKKRITSAQVLDHPWLREGGEALDKSADSAVFSRMRQFRAMNKLKKLALKVIAENLSAEETQGLKNTFTNMDTDNSGIITCKKLKNGLAHLGSKLTEAEVQQLVEAADLDGNGTLDYMEFIAATMHRYTLERDKHLYKAFQHFDTDNSGYITRKKLEAAMKIYGMSGAIKEILSEVDSDNDGKIDYKEFCAMMRGGTTQQQRNRSTSLSGGSTDSHHPLNSG, from the exons ATGGGTGTGTGTGCAAGCAAAGGCAAGCTTGCAGAGGGGCGATCAAATAGGAATAGATCAGGTGATGAAAGGCATTCCCAAGAATCACAGATTATATATACAAAGTCTCCGGGACCAGGTTCTCAGCTTCCTTCTAAGCCTCCAGGGGGTCCAAGAAGGGTCCATAGATCAGATACAATCCTAG AGACCCAGGATGGAATATTTGATGCAGTATTGAAAGGAGACATTGACTTGGAAAGACGGCCTTGGCCCAAAATATCATATAGTGCCAAGGACCTAGTTGGCAAGATGCTAACACGAGATCCCAAGAAACGGATCACATCTGCTCAAGTTCTTG ATCACCCATGGCTTCGAGAGGGTGGCGAAGCATTGGACAAGTCAGCAGACAGTGCAGTTTTTTCTAGGATGAGGCAGTTCAGAGCTATGAACAAGCTCAAGAAGCTTGCACTCAAG GTTATTGCTGAAAATTTATCCGCAGAGGAAACTCAAGGACTTAAGAATACGTTTACTAACATGGACACAGACAATAGTGGCATAATCACTtgcaaaaaactgaaaaatggCTTAGCCCATCTGGGATCAAAGCTCACAGAAGCAGAAGTTCAGCAACTCGTAGAAGCT GCTGATCTCGATGGTAACGGGACACTCGACTACATGGAATTTATAGCTGCTACGATGCATAGATACACACTGGAGAGGGATAAACATCTTTACAAGGCATTCCAGCATTTTGACACAGACAACAGTGG TTACATAACAAGAAAGAAACTAGAAGCAGCAATGAAGATATATGGAATGAGTGGTGCCATTAAAGAAATACTGTCTGAAGTTGACTCAGATAAT GATGGAAAGATCGACTACAAGGAGTTTTGTGCAATGATGAGGGGCGGCACCACCCAACAACAGAGAAACCGTTCTACTTCTCTGTCTGGAGGATCAACAGACAGTCATCACCCACTCAATAGTGGTTAG
- the LOC108192910 gene encoding uncharacterized protein LOC108192910, protein MSKIWEKITGLFTNRTFAGIDKAGNRYFAKTEQIDGIMKEKRWVVFKGEHEPTSVPVEWICWLNGQRKRAPTPEEMADMEARRERVKHNVALLKKEEEERRAKAGSNSKRTSTGKVEGPDLKSFVQQFPVTSADGKNTDTPAATKGTRSSQEIKTQEKTANQAEHESTEPSGSGSSFRPGTWQPPT, encoded by the exons ATGTCGAAAATATGGGAGAAGATCACCGGACTATTCACCAACAGAACTTTCGCCGGAATCGATAAAGCCGGCAATCGTTACTTCGCCAAAACTGAACAAATCGACGGCATCA TGAAAGAAAAACGGTGGGTGGTATTTAAAGGGGAACATGAGCCAACATCTGTACCTG TTGAATGGATATGTTGGCTTAATGGGCAGCGCAAAAGAGCTCCAACACCAGAG GAAATGGCAGATATGGAGGCTAGACGTGAACGCGTGAAACACAATGTTGCTC TTCTCAAAAAGgaggaagaggaaaggagagCCAAAGCTGGCAGTAATAGCAAGCGTACTAGCACCG GTAAAGTTGAAGGTCCAGACCTGAAAAGTTTTGTCCAACAATTTCCAGTTACTTCAGCAG ATGGTAAAAATACAGATACACCTGCTGCAACAAAGGGCACAAG GAGCTCGCAAGAAATAAAGACTCAAGAAAAAACTGCCAATCAAGCAGAACACGA GTCAACAGAGCCTTCAGGATCTGGATCGTCATTTAGACCCGGGACATGGCAACCGCCGACATGA